One stretch of Paenibacillus sp. AN1007 DNA includes these proteins:
- a CDS encoding HAMP domain-containing methyl-accepting chemotaxis protein, whose product MPFFAKNLVISFGSIALIGIILITAAYQLQKSILINQLHDQAKITTLKWSQDLDTSQVEQAVSEKSYSDTYQSKLRDYLDSIHTFNPNIAQAYIFSSQLDENNGAPIYAIPTSLIEAFEKEKLLPGTKYPLSNQIAHGLQDMNATGGPAFSDFYTDDFGTWTTLMYPIKKADGSIYAALYFDVDASAVPKGLNKLLTYGLMFLIGFLILFMVLQFILLKKTMRPIHNLMKGIEEVSTGNLNVTVQTGRDDLGIINEKFNTMIDRFNTTLFKVKNTSHHLSNSSRELLDISARNNDNIQSISTNIREISTGLVSQDKATVESARAMTEMSTVVQNIAGSSAEVADEAVSMEQRSNSGHEIMQQVIDQMGLISGAVQNTYASIQSLENRSNEISSIVGIITDIASQTNLLALNASIEAARVGEEGKGFAVVAGEVRKLAEQSQESATQIRALIDEIQRDIGQSAEAMERGSEEVEKGLNVTRETGAFFEDIRTATNKVANQIQDISSSTEEISASTQEMSATADELSSSVSKAASSTKHIEQSIAEQETSMAAIVSASDELAEVSEQLQELISFFKVKEV is encoded by the coding sequence ATGCCATTTTTCGCAAAAAATCTGGTCATTTCATTCGGGAGCATCGCCCTTATTGGAATTATTCTGATCACTGCAGCTTACCAGCTGCAAAAAAGTATTCTGATTAACCAACTGCACGATCAAGCCAAGATTACAACGCTGAAATGGTCTCAGGATCTGGACACAAGTCAGGTCGAACAGGCCGTATCCGAAAAAAGTTATTCCGATACATATCAGAGCAAACTCCGGGACTATCTGGATTCCATTCATACCTTTAATCCCAATATTGCGCAGGCTTATATTTTCAGTTCGCAGCTGGACGAAAATAACGGGGCTCCGATTTATGCGATCCCGACCAGCCTGATCGAAGCATTTGAGAAAGAGAAGTTACTGCCTGGCACGAAGTATCCGCTATCCAACCAGATCGCACACGGTCTCCAAGATATGAATGCGACGGGCGGACCGGCATTTAGTGATTTTTATACCGACGATTTCGGTACCTGGACTACACTGATGTATCCCATCAAAAAAGCAGACGGCTCCATCTACGCAGCCCTGTACTTTGATGTCGATGCAAGTGCAGTACCCAAAGGACTTAATAAACTGCTTACATACGGTTTGATGTTCCTGATCGGCTTTCTGATCCTGTTCATGGTACTGCAGTTTATTCTGCTGAAAAAAACAATGCGCCCTATTCACAACCTGATGAAAGGTATTGAGGAAGTGAGCACAGGCAATCTGAACGTCACCGTTCAGACGGGACGCGATGATCTTGGTATCATTAACGAGAAATTCAATACGATGATTGATCGTTTCAACACAACCCTTTTCAAAGTGAAAAATACTTCACATCATCTCTCGAATTCGTCCAGAGAACTGCTGGATATTTCTGCGAGAAACAACGATAATATTCAATCCATCAGCACCAACATTCGGGAAATCTCTACGGGTCTGGTATCTCAGGATAAAGCCACTGTGGAAAGTGCACGCGCCATGACTGAAATGTCTACCGTGGTGCAGAACATCGCCGGAAGCTCTGCCGAAGTAGCGGATGAAGCTGTCAGCATGGAGCAGCGATCCAACAGCGGGCATGAAATTATGCAGCAGGTGATTGATCAGATGGGCCTGATCTCAGGTGCGGTGCAGAACACATACGCCTCCATTCAATCTTTGGAAAATCGTTCCAATGAGATCAGCAGCATTGTGGGTATTATTACGGATATTGCCAGTCAGACTAACCTGCTCGCCCTGAATGCTTCCATTGAAGCAGCACGTGTCGGGGAAGAAGGAAAAGGGTTCGCCGTCGTGGCTGGTGAAGTACGCAAACTGGCAGAGCAGTCTCAAGAGTCCGCAACTCAGATTCGTGCACTGATCGATGAAATCCAGCGGGATATTGGACAATCTGCCGAGGCGATGGAACGTGGTTCGGAAGAGGTGGAAAAAGGACTCAACGTCACGCGTGAAACCGGCGCTTTCTTCGAAGACATCCGTACCGCCACCAACAAAGTGGCTAACCAGATTCAGGATATCTCCAGCTCCACCGAGGAAATCTCGGCGAGCACACAGGAAATGTCCGCAACTGCAGACGAGCTGTCCTCAAGTGTCAGCAAAGCAGCGAGCAGCACCAAGCACATCGAACAATCGATTGCCGAACAGGAAACCTCTATGGCTGCCATCGTCAGTGCCTCCGATGAATTAGCCGAAGTATCCGAGCAGCTGCAGGAACTCATCTCGTTCTTTAAGGTGAAGGAAGTATAA
- a CDS encoding cold-shock protein translates to MQTGTVKWFNADKGFGFIETEEGTDVFVHFSAIQGDGYKTLDEGQRVEFEVTQGNRGPQAENVTKL, encoded by the coding sequence ATGCAAACAGGTACAGTAAAATGGTTCAACGCAGACAAAGGATTTGGCTTCATCGAAACTGAAGAAGGAACAGACGTATTCGTTCACTTCAGCGCCATTCAAGGTGATGGTTACAAAACGTTGGACGAAGGTCAGCGTGTCGAGTTTGAAGTAACTCAAGGTAACCGTGGACCACAAGCGGAGAACGTTACTAAACTGTAA